Part of the Novosphingobium sp. KA1 genome is shown below.
AGCTTTCCAGCCAGTTCGCCGAAGCCATCGGCGCCCTGGAGGCCGAGATCCATGCCAGGGTCGGGCAGGAATTCACCATCGGCAGCCCCAAGCAGCTGGGCGAGATCCTGTTCGACAAGCTCGGCTACAAGGGCGGCAAGAAGGGCAAGAGCGGCCAGTATTCGACCGACCAGTCGGTGCTCGAAAAGCTGGCCGGCGAAGGCGCCGACGTCGCCACCAAGGTGCTCGAATGGCGCCAGCTGTCCAAGCTGCGCTCGACGTATACCGAGGCACTGCAAGCCGCGATCAATCCGAAGACGCAGCGTGTCCATACCAGCTACAGCCTGGTCGGCGCCCAGACCGGACGCCTGTCCTCGACCGATCCGAACCTGCAGAACATCCCCATCCGCACCGAGATCGGCCGCCAGATCCGCGACTGCTTCGTGGCCGAGCCCGGCCATGTCCTGCTCGCTGCCGACTATTCGCAGATCGAACTGCGCCTTGCCGCGCACATGGCCGACGTGCCCAGCCTCAAGGAAGCCTTCGCCAATGGCGAGGACATCCACGCCCGCACGGCGATGGAGATGTTCGGCCACGTCGACCGCGACACCCGCGGGCGGGCCAAGACGATCAACTTCGCGATCCTCTACGGCATCTCGCGCTGGGGCCTTGCCGGCCGTCTCGGCACCGAGGCCGACGAGGCGCAAGCGATGATCGACCGCTATTTCGAACGCTTCCCGGGTATCCAGCGCTATATCCACGAAACGCTCGAGACCGTGCGCGCCAAGGGCTATTCGGAGACCCTGTTCGGCCGCAAGACCTGGTTCCCGCGCATCAATTCCAAGAACGGCGCCGAGCGTCAGGGCAGCGAACGCGCGGCAATCAACGCGCCGATCCAGGGCACCAGCGCCGACATCATCAAGCGCGCGATGGCCCGCATGAACCCGGCACTGGCCGAGGCCGGGCTCGGCCATGTCCGCATGCTGCTGCAGGTGCACGACGAACTCGTGTTCGAATTGCCCGAAGCCGACGTGGCTGCCGCCTCAGAAGTGATCCGCAGGGTCATGGCGACGGCGGCGGAACCGGCGGTGAAGCTGGACGTGCCGCTGGGCGTGGAGATCGGCCACGGGCTGAGCTGGGGCGCGGCGCACTAGGTCGTAAACTCCGCTAAAACGAGGACCAAGGGGAACTTGCTGCGCCGCAGCATCGTTCCCCCCTCATGACCAAGCTGATCGAACGCTACGTCGGCGTGCTGCCAGACTGGGCCGCGCAAGTCCTTATCGCGGTGATTGCAGGCGCCTTGGGCGCGGCCATCGCCCTTGCGGCACACTTCGTGCTGTTCCGCATACTGCGCCGCATCGTCACGTCCAGTACCAGCCAGTCCGACGACATTCTCGTCGCCCGTCTCGCCCGCCCGACGCGCTGGGCCTTCATGGCCATGGGTATCGTGCTGGCCGCCCGGCAGACCCCGGCGCTCAGTGATTTCTGGGAACGCGTCGCCGGTTTCGTGATGCCGCTGCTGACCGGCTGGATCGCCATTGCCATCCTCCACGCGCTGGTCGATGCCATGACCCTGCGCGCCGACATATCGGTGGAGGACAACCGCAGCGCCCGCCGCCGCCGCACCCGCCTTGCCATCCTCAGCCGCATCGCGACTTTCGTGATCGTGTTCCTGGTGGTCTCGCTGATGCTGTTCTCGATTCCCGGCGTGATGAAGGTGGGCGCCACGTTGATGGCCTCGGCCGGTCTTGCCGCGCTTGCCGTCGGTGCCGCCGCCCAGCCTGCCCTGAAGGCGCTGATCGGCGGTTTCCAGATGGCATTGACCGAACCGATCTCGATCGACGACGTCGTCATCATCGACGGCGAATGGGGCCGGATCGAGGAAATCCGCACGACCTACGTCGTCGTCAATCTCTGGGACCAGCGCCGGCTGGTCGTGCCCACCACGCGCTTCCTCGAGGATACCTTCCAGAACTGGACCAAGACGACCTCCCAGTTGCTCGGCACGGTGATGCTCTATCTCGATCCCGCCACAGACATCACGCCGCTGCGAGAAGAATATACCCGCGCCGTCACCGCCCATAGGCTGTTCGACGGCCGCGCACAGGTGCTGCAGGTCACCGACCACAGCGCCCAGGCCATGGAAGTACGCCTGCTGATGAGCGCGCGCGACGGGCCGACGCTGTTTGACTTGCGCTGCGCGATGCGTGAACACATGCTCGACTGGATCCGCCGCGAGATGCCTGAAGCCCTGGTGCGGCGCCGCACGCTGCAAGTGGCACCAGTCGAACTGGCCGCCGGGCCCTCGATCTCCGAAGCCGTCGCCGATCTTGGCGCGCGGCGCGCCTCCCGCTAAAGCACTTGCGGCCGGCGCCCGACTGCGGCACTCGCAGGCGCATGATCCGTGCTTGTGCCGCCGTCCTCGCCCTGCTGCTCGCGCCTGCCGCAGCGGTCCCCGCCCATGCCGGGATCCCGGTCTGCAGCTACCGCGTCGAAGCAAGCTTCCCCCACGATCCCACCGCCTTCACCGAGGGGCTCTTCTACGCGAACGGCCTGCTCTACGAGAGCACCGGCCGCGAAGGCGCCTCGCGCATCGTGGTGCGCAAGCTGGAAGATCCCACCCCGCTGACCCAGGCCGAGATCGATCCCAGCCTGTTCGGGGAAGGCATCATCGACTGGAAGGACCAGATCATCAGCCTCACCTGGCGCGGCGGCCAGGGCTTTCGCTGGGACCGCAAGACGCTGAAGCCCGTCGGCAGCTTCCACTACGAAGGCGAAGGCTGGGGCATGACGCGCAGCGGCGAGGTGATCTACCAGAGCGACGGCAGCACCAGCCTGCGCCTGCGTGATCCCGCCACCATGCGCCAGACCGGCAGTCTCGCCGTAACCGCCGAGGGCAAGCCGGTGGACAATCTCAACGAGCTGGAATGGATCGACGGCGAGATCTGGGCCAACGTCTGGCTCACCGAGCGCATCGCCCGGATCGATCCGGCCAGCGGAAAGGTGAAGGCCTGGCTCGATCTTTCGGGCCTGCGCCGGGGCGACGGGGCCTCGGGCATGGACGCGGTGCTCAACGGCATTGCCTGGGATGCCAAGGGCAAGCGCATCTTCGTGACCGGCAAGAACTGGTTCGGGATCTACCAGATAACCCCGGTCTGTCCGTGAAGCCGCGCCTGCCCCCCTTTCCAGGGAGGGCAGGCACGGCTCTCAACCGTGATTACTCGCCGTGCTTTTTCGGCCGGGTCGGTTCGACCATGCCCGGGGCAATGAAACCGAGCGGCGCGACTTCCAAGGCGCGCTTCTTCAGTTCGCCCTTCATCCGCGCATATTCGGATTCCATTTCCTCGGTCACCGTGGCGCGGCTGTCTTCCAGCGCCTCGTCGAAATCCGCCATCGTAACGGTTTCCACATCGGCCCCGCGCTTGCGGATGGCAATGAGGCCGGCCCGGCGCACCACGTCCTCGAGATCGGCACCGGTGAAGCGCGCCGTCCGCGCGGCGATATCCGCCAGCGATACGTCGTCCGCCAGCGGCATCTTCGCGGTATGGATACCGAGGATATGCGCGCGCCCGCCCTCGTCCGGCGTGCCGACGTAGACCAGTTCATCGAACCGGCCGGGACGCAGCAGCGCCGGATCGACCAGCGTCGGCCGGTTGGTCGCGCCGACCAGCACCACCGACTGAAGTTCCTCCATGCCGTCCATCTCGGCAAGGATGGTGTTGACCACCCGC
Proteins encoded:
- a CDS encoding mechanosensitive ion channel family protein, translating into MTKLIERYVGVLPDWAAQVLIAVIAGALGAAIALAAHFVLFRILRRIVTSSTSQSDDILVARLARPTRWAFMAMGIVLAARQTPALSDFWERVAGFVMPLLTGWIAIAILHALVDAMTLRADISVEDNRSARRRRTRLAILSRIATFVIVFLVVSLMLFSIPGVMKVGATLMASAGLAALAVGAAAQPALKALIGGFQMALTEPISIDDVVIIDGEWGRIEEIRTTYVVVNLWDQRRLVVPTTRFLEDTFQNWTKTTSQLLGTVMLYLDPATDITPLREEYTRAVTAHRLFDGRAQVLQVTDHSAQAMEVRLLMSARDGPTLFDLRCAMREHMLDWIRREMPEALVRRRTLQVAPVELAAGPSISEAVADLGARRASR
- a CDS encoding glutaminyl-peptide cyclotransferase, encoding MIRACAAVLALLLAPAAAVPAHAGIPVCSYRVEASFPHDPTAFTEGLFYANGLLYESTGREGASRIVVRKLEDPTPLTQAEIDPSLFGEGIIDWKDQIISLTWRGGQGFRWDRKTLKPVGSFHYEGEGWGMTRSGEVIYQSDGSTSLRLRDPATMRQTGSLAVTAEGKPVDNLNELEWIDGEIWANVWLTERIARIDPASGKVKAWLDLSGLRRGDGASGMDAVLNGIAWDAKGKRIFVTGKNWFGIYQITPVCP